A stretch of the Actinotalea sp. JY-7876 genome encodes the following:
- a CDS encoding DNA recombination protein RmuC, with amino-acid sequence MDIMVTLAALVVGLLVGWLVATQRAAAQAQRSSAALGQARADLAAERRLALEREALVERERARLDDHFRTLAADALASNNEQFLALADQRLAASHQVQAGELAQRERAVRALVEPIASVLDQIRADVASAEQHRAAGSAALAEQVRAMRETSELLRGETSQLVTALRSSQVRGRWGELQLRRVVEAAGMLEHVDFVEQGGVRTGEGLRRPDLVVRLGGGKQVVVDAKVAFLGYLDAVQATDDAVRRERMAAHARHLRKHVDDLAGKQYWEHLAPTPEFVVMFVPAEPFLHAALEVDPALYEYAMERNVVLATPMTLVALLRSVAYAWRQEALAANAQEVLTLGRELHGRLATLGGHVGRLGRQLDGAVRAYNDSVSSLESRVLVSARRLAELKVTDEDLETPAQVERVARQVQAPELVASAGQRVVALDDALWSASGTTDE; translated from the coding sequence ATGGACATCATGGTCACCCTGGCCGCGCTCGTCGTCGGGCTCCTCGTGGGCTGGCTCGTCGCGACCCAGCGAGCCGCCGCGCAGGCGCAGCGGTCGTCGGCAGCCCTCGGCCAGGCGCGCGCGGACCTGGCCGCCGAGCGGCGGCTCGCGCTGGAGCGGGAGGCGCTGGTCGAGCGCGAGCGCGCACGGCTCGACGACCACTTCCGGACCCTGGCCGCCGACGCGCTCGCCTCGAACAACGAGCAGTTCCTGGCGCTCGCCGACCAGCGGCTCGCGGCCAGCCACCAGGTGCAGGCGGGCGAGCTCGCGCAGCGCGAGCGCGCGGTGCGGGCGCTCGTCGAGCCGATCGCGTCGGTCCTCGACCAGATCCGTGCCGACGTCGCGAGCGCGGAGCAGCACCGCGCGGCGGGGAGCGCCGCGCTCGCCGAGCAGGTCCGGGCCATGCGGGAGACGTCGGAGCTGCTGCGCGGCGAGACGAGCCAGCTCGTCACGGCCCTGCGGTCCTCACAGGTCCGCGGGCGGTGGGGCGAGCTCCAGCTGCGTCGGGTCGTGGAGGCCGCCGGGATGCTCGAGCACGTCGACTTCGTCGAGCAGGGGGGCGTCCGGACCGGCGAGGGACTGCGCCGCCCCGACCTCGTCGTGCGGCTCGGCGGGGGCAAGCAGGTCGTCGTCGACGCCAAGGTCGCCTTCCTCGGCTACCTCGACGCCGTCCAGGCGACCGACGACGCCGTCCGGCGCGAGCGCATGGCGGCCCACGCCCGACACCTGCGCAAGCACGTCGACGACCTCGCGGGCAAGCAGTACTGGGAGCACCTCGCCCCCACCCCGGAGTTCGTGGTCATGTTCGTGCCCGCGGAGCCGTTCCTGCACGCGGCGCTGGAGGTGGACCCGGCGCTCTACGAGTACGCGATGGAGCGCAACGTCGTGCTCGCGACGCCCATGACCCTCGTCGCACTCCTGCGCAGCGTCGCCTACGCGTGGCGGCAGGAGGCGCTCGCGGCCAATGCGCAGGAGGTGCTGACGCTCGGCCGCGAGCTGCACGGGCGGCTCGCGACGCTCGGCGGTCATGTCGGCCGGCTCGGACGCCAGCTCGACGGTGCCGTGCGCGCCTACAACGACTCGGTCAGCTCGCTCGAGTCGCGCGTCCTCGTGAGCGCGCGGCGACTGGCCGAGCTCAAGGTCACCGACGAGGACCTGGAGACACCCGCGCAGGTCGAGCGGGTGGCCCGGCAGGTCCAGGCGCCGGAGCTCGTCGCGTCGGCGGGCCAGCGCGTCGTCGCGCTCGACGACGCCCTGTGGTCGGCGTCGGGGACGACGGACGAGTAG
- a CDS encoding threonine/serine exporter family protein: MTAPAETVPSPPAPLGEPSATPLPQPDGVPGTAQPTAVPTDAPAPSPDPTPAPSEEPAPQQSAQPSPDVPTTPDPSPSATVPATGTVTEVPAPVPPSVTTSQIPTATVVVAAIVLALVVLGLVLLRRRFVAEAGRASASGDDATGAGTARHTLGADAPVGGASLGDTLVGRPVPGPGSTSTAREADGTGPTDDAEVVRFLLDLGGALLDAGAPVVQVEDTLRRVAQVNGAGGVQTVVLPTALVVSLPGGGDTHTAAAGAGSRALRLDQVHGVLEVAQDAEHRRVSAREGIVRIATTLASAPLYPPLARLVGYVGLSVGIAMILGGSPKDVLVAALLGAGVAAVQVRAGRWGSAYQALVVLGCAFGVALAAFLLARAGLVTDARVPLVAPLVSFLPGALLTTASIDLATRQMVAGAGRLAAGAMQLLLLAGGITAAAGLVGVPSTVIADAPGGSPSLVWPWVGLLVYGLGVTSHHCVRREAVPWVLLVLVVAYAGQVIGGLLFGGVVSAFVGALVMTPVAAIAAARPNGPPLLVAVLPAFWVLVPGALSLVGLTAFASDQGRSLGIVITAVATMVAVSVGVLSGVALASVMWRSAERRALTRRAPAGDRTRADESDVGRP, from the coding sequence ATGACGGCACCGGCCGAGACCGTTCCGTCGCCGCCGGCGCCCCTCGGCGAACCGTCGGCCACGCCGCTGCCCCAGCCGGACGGCGTGCCGGGCACCGCGCAGCCCACCGCCGTCCCGACGGACGCCCCGGCCCCCAGCCCGGACCCGACGCCGGCGCCGTCCGAGGAGCCCGCGCCCCAGCAGAGCGCGCAGCCCAGCCCGGACGTGCCGACGACCCCGGACCCGAGCCCGAGCGCCACGGTCCCGGCGACGGGCACGGTCACCGAGGTCCCGGCACCGGTACCGCCGTCGGTCACGACGTCGCAGATCCCGACGGCCACCGTCGTGGTCGCGGCGATCGTCCTGGCGCTCGTCGTCCTCGGCCTCGTCCTCCTGCGCCGTCGCTTCGTGGCCGAGGCGGGACGCGCGTCGGCGTCCGGGGACGACGCGACCGGCGCCGGCACGGCCCGGCACACTCTCGGCGCCGACGCACCGGTCGGGGGCGCGTCGCTGGGCGACACGCTCGTCGGCCGCCCGGTCCCCGGGCCCGGGTCGACCTCGACCGCACGCGAGGCCGATGGCACCGGCCCGACGGACGACGCCGAGGTCGTGCGGTTCCTGCTCGACCTCGGCGGCGCGCTCCTGGACGCGGGGGCGCCGGTCGTGCAGGTCGAGGACACCCTGCGACGCGTCGCGCAGGTGAACGGTGCCGGCGGCGTGCAGACCGTCGTCCTGCCGACGGCGCTGGTCGTGTCGCTCCCGGGCGGCGGGGACACGCACACGGCCGCCGCGGGTGCCGGCTCACGGGCCCTGCGCCTCGACCAGGTGCACGGCGTGCTCGAGGTCGCGCAGGACGCGGAGCACCGGCGGGTGAGCGCGCGCGAGGGGATCGTGCGGATCGCCACGACGCTCGCGTCCGCGCCCCTCTACCCGCCGCTCGCGCGCCTCGTCGGGTACGTGGGGCTGTCCGTCGGCATCGCGATGATCCTCGGCGGTTCGCCCAAGGACGTGCTGGTCGCCGCGCTGCTCGGCGCGGGCGTCGCCGCCGTGCAGGTCCGTGCCGGGCGCTGGGGCTCCGCGTACCAGGCGCTCGTGGTGCTCGGGTGCGCGTTCGGCGTGGCGCTGGCGGCGTTCCTCCTGGCGCGGGCGGGCCTCGTCACCGATGCGCGCGTGCCGCTCGTCGCCCCGCTCGTGTCGTTCCTTCCCGGCGCCCTGCTCACGACGGCGTCCATCGACCTGGCGACCCGCCAGATGGTGGCCGGCGCGGGGCGTCTCGCCGCCGGCGCCATGCAGCTGCTGCTGCTCGCCGGCGGCATCACCGCCGCGGCAGGGTTGGTCGGTGTGCCCTCCACCGTCATCGCCGACGCGCCCGGAGGCTCGCCGAGCCTCGTCTGGCCGTGGGTCGGCCTGCTCGTCTACGGCCTGGGGGTGACGAGCCACCACTGCGTGCGGCGCGAGGCGGTGCCGTGGGTGCTCCTCGTGCTCGTCGTCGCCTACGCGGGGCAGGTGATCGGTGGCCTCCTGTTCGGTGGCGTGGTGTCGGCGTTCGTCGGTGCGCTCGTGATGACGCCGGTCGCCGCGATCGCCGCGGCGCGGCCGAACGGCCCGCCGCTGCTCGTCGCCGTCCTGCCAGCGTTCTGGGTGCTCGTCCCCGGTGCGCTGAGCCTGGTCGGGCTCACCGCGTTCGCCAGCGACCAGGGCAGGTCGCTCGGCATCGTCATCACCGCGGTCGCCACCATGGTCGCCGTCTCGGTGGGCGTGCTGTCCGGCGTCGCGCTCGCCTCGGTGATGTGGCGCAGCGCCGAGCGGCGTGCGCTGACGCGACGGGCGCCGGCCGGCGACCGCACGCGCGCCGACGAGAGCGACGTCGGGCGCCCGTAG
- the ychF gene encoding redox-regulated ATPase YchF yields MALTIGIVGLPNVGKSTLFNALTRNQVLAANYPFATIEPNIGVVPLPDPRLQTLAEIFGSERIVPAVVSFVDIAGIVRGASEGEGLGNKFLANIREADAICQVVRAFADADVVHVEGRIDPADDIETINTELVLADLQTVERAIPRLEKEVRGKKTDPAVLTAAQRAQEVLAEGSTLFAAQDRLTKAGVDPAALRELQLLTTKPFIYVFNTDDAGLADEAMKAKLTELVAPADCVFLDAKLESELVELEPEDAAEMLAESGQAEAGLDQLARVGFHTLGLQTYLTAGPKEARAWTIRTGWTAPQAAGVIHTDFERGFIKAEVISFDDLVEAGSIAAARAAGKARIEGKDYVMADGDVVEFRFNV; encoded by the coding sequence GTGGCTCTCACCATCGGCATCGTCGGCCTGCCCAACGTCGGCAAGTCCACCCTCTTCAACGCGCTGACCCGCAACCAGGTCCTGGCGGCGAACTACCCGTTCGCGACCATCGAGCCGAACATCGGCGTCGTCCCGCTGCCGGACCCCCGCCTGCAGACGCTCGCGGAGATCTTCGGCAGCGAGCGGATCGTCCCCGCGGTCGTCTCCTTCGTGGACATCGCCGGCATCGTGCGCGGCGCCAGCGAGGGCGAGGGCCTGGGCAACAAGTTCCTGGCGAACATCCGCGAGGCGGACGCGATCTGCCAGGTGGTCAGGGCCTTCGCCGACGCCGACGTCGTGCACGTCGAGGGGCGGATCGACCCGGCCGACGACATCGAGACGATCAACACCGAGCTCGTCCTGGCCGACCTGCAGACGGTCGAGCGCGCCATCCCGCGCCTCGAGAAGGAGGTCCGCGGCAAGAAGACGGACCCCGCCGTCCTCACGGCGGCCCAGCGCGCGCAGGAGGTGCTCGCCGAGGGCAGCACGCTGTTCGCCGCGCAGGACCGCCTGACCAAGGCGGGCGTCGACCCGGCCGCGCTCCGCGAGCTCCAGCTCCTCACGACCAAGCCGTTCATCTACGTCTTCAACACCGACGACGCCGGCCTCGCGGACGAGGCGATGAAGGCCAAGCTCACCGAGCTCGTGGCCCCGGCCGACTGCGTGTTCCTCGACGCGAAGCTCGAGTCCGAGCTCGTCGAGCTCGAGCCCGAGGACGCGGCGGAGATGCTCGCCGAGTCCGGTCAGGCGGAGGCGGGGCTCGACCAGCTCGCCCGGGTCGGCTTCCACACCCTCGGCCTGCAGACCTACCTCACGGCGGGGCCGAAGGAGGCCCGCGCCTGGACCATCCGCACGGGCTGGACCGCTCCCCAGGCCGCCGGCGTCATCCACACCGACTTCGAGCGCGGCTTCATCAAGGCCGAGGTCATCTCGTTCGACGACCTCGTCGAGGCCGGCTCCATCGCGGCCGCCCGGGCGGCCGGCAAGGCGCGCATCGAGGGCAAGGACTACGTCATGGCCGACGGCGACGTGGTGGAGTTCCGCTTCAACGTGTAG
- a CDS encoding DUF1801 domain-containing protein, whose protein sequence is MPSKDEKNLAQVIDKIAKMDEPRRSIVQRVHDVIMTAAPDLKPRIWYGMPAYAFSASTPALVTLRSDDRLNLAITEKADFRPAGGVDGALMPAAWYFESVDEATEQRIADIVRQVTTLRP, encoded by the coding sequence ATGCCGTCGAAGGACGAGAAGAACCTCGCTCAGGTCATCGACAAGATCGCGAAGATGGACGAGCCGCGGCGTTCGATCGTGCAGCGCGTGCACGACGTCATCATGACCGCCGCTCCCGACCTGAAGCCGCGGATCTGGTACGGGATGCCGGCATACGCATTCTCGGCGAGCACCCCAGCCCTGGTGACACTGCGCAGCGACGATCGCCTCAACCTCGCGATCACTGAGAAGGCCGACTTCAGGCCCGCTGGCGGCGTGGATGGAGCCCTCATGCCGGCGGCCTGGTACTTCGAGAGCGTCGACGAAGCGACGGAGCAGCGCATCGCCGACATCGTCAGGCAGGTGACTACGCTCCGGCCATGA
- a CDS encoding GNAT family N-acetyltransferase translates to MSDGDAVQLCCLLWAREGEAAGLREYEDRVLALVPEHGGQVLQRLQSIADGGQPTEVQLYRFPSQASLDSYLADPRRRALAGERDRVVGRTELFPVVALAASDRPRARVVPEGPSAESATPASPRASSGWARASGTPAWVAGPDRPVPDDVARLLATVPEWFGREESNAEYVEAARTKETWTVRDHTGQVLGATLVDRHFPHVAEIHLIVTDRTRHGSGVGTAMVDALERDGAARGVRLLMVKTLGASHPDAGYARTRRFYEARGFLALEETDLWGEDTPCLIMVKPLTS, encoded by the coding sequence ATGAGCGACGGCGACGCGGTGCAGCTCTGTTGCCTGCTCTGGGCCCGCGAGGGCGAGGCGGCCGGGCTCAGGGAGTACGAGGACCGTGTGCTGGCCCTGGTCCCGGAGCACGGGGGACAGGTGCTCCAGCGGCTCCAGAGCATCGCCGACGGGGGCCAGCCCACCGAGGTGCAGCTCTACCGCTTCCCCTCCCAGGCGTCCCTGGACTCCTACCTCGCCGATCCCCGGCGGCGTGCCCTCGCCGGTGAGCGCGACCGGGTGGTGGGCAGGACGGAGCTCTTCCCTGTCGTCGCACTCGCGGCCTCGGATCGGCCACGAGCTCGAGTCGTGCCCGAAGGCCCGTCGGCAGAGTCCGCGACGCCTGCCTCTCCCAGGGCTTCCTCTGGGTGGGCGCGCGCGAGTGGCACCCCCGCCTGGGTCGCGGGACCCGACCGCCCGGTCCCGGACGACGTCGCGCGGCTCCTCGCCACGGTGCCCGAGTGGTTCGGGCGCGAGGAGTCCAACGCCGAGTACGTCGAGGCGGCCAGGACCAAGGAGACGTGGACGGTACGGGACCACACCGGCCAGGTGCTCGGGGCGACCCTCGTCGACAGGCACTTCCCCCATGTCGCCGAGATCCACCTCATCGTGACCGATCGCACGCGCCACGGGTCGGGCGTCGGGACCGCGATGGTCGACGCCCTCGAGCGGGACGGCGCGGCCCGCGGCGTGCGGCTCCTCATGGTCAAGACGCTCGGCGCCTCGCACCCCGACGCCGGCTACGCCCGCACGCGCCGCTTCTACGAGGCCCGGGGCTTCCTCGCGCTCGAGGAGACGGACCTGTGGGGCGAGGACACCCCCTGCCTGATCATGGTCAAGCCACTGACGTCCTGA
- a CDS encoding dihydrofolate reductase family protein → MPQLLRVQNFSVSADGYGAGVDQTLERPFGQADPGTLLAWAMATASWPNRTSPGGTRGLDDYLTRDFGNNIGAEVMGRNKFGPQRGPWADHAWQGWWGDEPPFHTPVFVLTHHPRPSFARGETTFHFVGGDPAAVLAQARAAADGRDVRLGGGARTIREFLDADLVDTMHVAVAPVSLGAGSRLWEHPDELDDRFHHEAVPSTSGVVHHLFWRR, encoded by the coding sequence GTGCCACAGCTGCTACGAGTGCAGAACTTCAGCGTCTCGGCCGACGGCTACGGCGCCGGCGTCGACCAGACCCTCGAACGGCCCTTCGGCCAGGCGGACCCCGGCACGCTCCTCGCCTGGGCCATGGCGACCGCGAGCTGGCCGAACCGCACCTCACCGGGCGGCACGCGCGGGCTCGACGACTACCTCACCCGCGACTTCGGCAACAACATCGGCGCCGAGGTCATGGGACGCAACAAGTTCGGCCCGCAGCGGGGGCCGTGGGCGGACCACGCGTGGCAGGGCTGGTGGGGTGACGAGCCTCCCTTCCACACGCCGGTCTTCGTGCTGACCCACCACCCGCGCCCGTCGTTCGCGCGGGGCGAGACGACCTTCCACTTCGTCGGGGGCGATCCCGCCGCGGTGCTCGCGCAGGCCCGCGCCGCCGCTGACGGACGGGACGTGCGCCTCGGTGGCGGCGCCCGGACGATCCGGGAGTTCCTCGACGCGGACCTGGTGGACACGATGCACGTGGCCGTCGCGCCGGTGAGCCTGGGCGCCGGCAGCCGGCTGTGGGAGCACCCCGACGAGCTCGACGACCGGTTCCACCACGAGGCGGTGCCGAGCACCAGCGGCGTCGTCCACCACCTCTTCTGGCGCCGGTGA
- a CDS encoding GNAT family N-acetyltransferase: MTRPVPADVRRATTDDVPAILLVRERAIRVSAAEVYDAATVDAWASGGSSERLRHLVAQALGVVATVDGEVVGWACLEGEEVQQLYVHPEHGGRGVARAMYEALERAAVDSGTVRLRTTASLRSAPAFDRFGFTERSRGPEPFPGGPVEVVRMGKELRDGPGPTAPRTSPGGHRKMSGM; the protein is encoded by the coding sequence GTGACGCGGCCGGTCCCGGCGGACGTGCGTCGCGCCACGACCGACGACGTCCCCGCGATCCTGCTCGTCCGCGAGCGCGCCATCCGCGTCTCGGCCGCCGAGGTCTACGACGCCGCGACCGTCGACGCGTGGGCGTCCGGCGGCTCGTCCGAGCGCCTGCGGCACCTCGTCGCGCAGGCGCTCGGCGTCGTCGCGACGGTGGACGGGGAGGTCGTGGGCTGGGCGTGCCTCGAGGGCGAGGAGGTCCAGCAGCTCTACGTGCACCCCGAGCACGGCGGCCGGGGCGTCGCCCGCGCCATGTACGAGGCGCTGGAGCGCGCTGCGGTCGACAGCGGCACGGTCCGGCTGCGCACGACCGCGTCCCTGCGGTCCGCGCCCGCGTTCGACCGGTTCGGCTTCACGGAACGCTCGCGCGGGCCCGAACCGTTCCCCGGCGGGCCCGTGGAGGTCGTGCGGATGGGCAAGGAGCTCCGCGACGGCCCCGGTCCCACGGCCCCTCGGACGTCACCGGGAGGTCACCGGAAGATGTCCGGGATGTGA
- a CDS encoding ABC transporter family substrate-binding protein, translated as MRISRRLAATAVVAASALVLAGCSDAGDNGENGGDDDNAGINTETAVNIAWNQPFFSYNNNSATGNATANTVVKYLVASSFNYYDADLNLVQDESYGTYEKTSDDPLTVEYTFADTAVWSDGVELDGRDFLLEWAAQSQTFNNVEAETDEDGNVLNQEALDAGVYFDAVSACMPLVEETPEVDDKKITFVWSKPFADWEVCSTGPTLPAHVVGQRALGIEDAEEAKQAVADAITEGDVDALSKIAKVWSQDFNYTELPDDEGLYLSSAAYVMSEFVTDQYMTLVANENYEGDLEAQIETVTIRWNGDPMGQVQALQNGEVDLISPQATADVLTALEEIEGVEIVTSDEGTYEHVDLQMGNGGPFDPAAYGGDAEKAKAVRQAFLMTIPRQEIVDTLIKPLNPNAELRNSYTVVPGSPMYDGITEANGMETLYAEPDIAGAQALLAEAGVTTPVPVRLLFDPDNTRRQNEYELIAASAAEAGFTVTPYQVQVDWGTDLSNSPAFYDAALFGWQSQSTAVSESQANYITGGGNNYYGYSNPEVDELYSQLEVETEVEAQEELLAQIETHLVDDAFGVTIFQFPGVTAWNPEKISNVNKISISPTIFAGFWEWAAGGSAAE; from the coding sequence TTGAGGATCTCACGCAGGCTGGCGGCAACCGCCGTCGTCGCCGCGAGCGCGCTCGTGCTCGCCGGCTGCTCCGACGCCGGAGACAACGGCGAGAACGGCGGTGACGACGACAACGCCGGTATCAACACCGAGACCGCCGTCAACATCGCCTGGAACCAGCCCTTCTTCTCGTACAACAACAACAGCGCGACGGGCAACGCGACCGCCAACACGGTCGTGAAGTACCTGGTCGCGTCGTCGTTCAACTACTACGACGCCGACCTGAACCTCGTCCAGGACGAGTCGTACGGCACGTACGAGAAGACGTCGGACGACCCCCTGACGGTCGAGTACACGTTCGCCGACACCGCGGTGTGGTCGGACGGCGTGGAGCTGGACGGCCGCGACTTCCTCCTGGAGTGGGCCGCTCAGAGCCAGACGTTCAACAACGTCGAGGCCGAGACGGACGAGGACGGCAACGTCCTCAACCAGGAGGCGCTGGACGCCGGCGTGTACTTCGACGCCGTCTCCGCCTGCATGCCCCTGGTCGAGGAGACCCCCGAGGTCGACGACAAGAAGATCACGTTCGTGTGGTCCAAGCCGTTCGCCGACTGGGAGGTCTGCTCCACCGGCCCGACGCTGCCGGCGCACGTCGTCGGTCAGCGCGCCCTCGGCATCGAGGACGCCGAGGAGGCCAAGCAGGCGGTCGCGGACGCGATCACCGAGGGTGACGTCGACGCGCTGTCGAAGATCGCCAAGGTCTGGAGCCAGGACTTCAACTACACCGAGCTCCCGGACGACGAGGGCCTGTACCTCTCCTCGGCCGCGTACGTCATGTCGGAGTTCGTCACCGACCAGTACATGACGCTCGTCGCCAACGAGAACTACGAGGGTGACCTCGAGGCGCAGATCGAGACGGTCACCATCCGCTGGAACGGCGACCCGATGGGCCAGGTCCAGGCGCTGCAGAACGGTGAGGTCGACCTCATCAGCCCGCAGGCGACCGCTGACGTCCTGACCGCTCTCGAGGAGATCGAGGGCGTCGAGATCGTCACGTCCGACGAGGGCACGTACGAGCACGTCGACCTCCAGATGGGCAACGGCGGTCCGTTCGACCCCGCCGCCTACGGTGGCGACGCCGAGAAGGCCAAGGCCGTGCGCCAGGCGTTCCTCATGACGATCCCGCGTCAGGAGATCGTCGACACGCTCATCAAGCCGCTCAACCCGAACGCGGAGCTGCGCAACTCGTACACCGTCGTCCCCGGCTCGCCGATGTACGACGGCATCACCGAGGCGAACGGCATGGAGACGCTGTACGCCGAGCCGGACATCGCCGGTGCGCAGGCGCTGCTGGCCGAGGCCGGCGTCACCACGCCGGTCCCGGTGCGACTGCTGTTCGACCCGGACAACACGCGCCGCCAGAACGAGTACGAGCTGATCGCGGCCTCTGCGGCCGAGGCCGGCTTCACGGTCACCCCGTACCAGGTCCAGGTCGACTGGGGCACCGACCTGTCGAACTCCCCGGCGTTCTACGACGCGGCCCTGTTCGGCTGGCAGTCGCAGTCCACCGCGGTCTCGGAGTCGCAGGCGAACTACATCACCGGCGGGGGCAACAACTACTACGGGTACTCCAACCCCGAGGTGGACGAGCTGTACTCGCAGCTCGAGGTCGAGACCGAGGTCGAGGCCCAGGAGGAGCTCCTCGCCCAGATCGAGACCCACCTGGTGGACGACGCGTTCGGTGTGACGATCTTCCAGTTCCCGGGCGTCACCGCCTGGAACCCGGAGAAGATCTCCAACGTGAACAAGATCTCCATCTCGCCGACGATCTTCGCCGGCTTCTGGGAGTGGGCGGCCGGCGGCAGCGCCGCCGAGTGA
- a CDS encoding ABC transporter permease, whose amino-acid sequence MLTFLTRRALAGLVTLFVAIFLMYQLVNRAVDPLADLRESAAANKQQMIAQRTELLQLDVNPVVRFFQWFANVLTGDFGVAWRSGEPVSKLVQTAIGSTLELVVAATLLSLVLGVIIGIISALRQYSAFDYLIIFLSFLLYSLPSFWVAVLLKQWGAIGFNDFLRDPRFSGLAIAVLAVVAGVFWMLAVGGTARRRAQTFALAAAATAGMLLFLQLTDWWLHPRIGPVLLLVLGGAVALAVTAVSAGLQNRRALYAALTSVAVGVALYYPMQQVFRAIGESHLLIAGLGLLTVAVGVGIGYAFGGPDRGVSARTAAITAFVVGGLIFLDQVMKVWPAYFDALGGRPIPTFGDRTPNLGGNYWVQVLDSFTHLLLPTLTLILIAFAAYTRYSRSSMLEVMNQDYIRTARAKGLPERLVVVRHGFRNSLIPLATIVPIDIITLIGGAVITEAVFARPGMGQLFITSLRDAELEPVMAYLLITASLAIIANIVADIIYAAVDPRIRLEA is encoded by the coding sequence GTGCTGACCTTCCTCACCCGCCGCGCACTGGCCGGCCTCGTCACGCTCTTCGTGGCGATCTTCCTGATGTACCAGCTCGTCAACCGCGCCGTGGACCCCCTGGCCGACCTGCGCGAGAGCGCGGCGGCCAACAAGCAGCAGATGATCGCGCAGCGCACGGAGCTGCTGCAGCTGGACGTGAACCCCGTCGTGCGGTTCTTCCAGTGGTTCGCGAACGTGCTCACCGGCGACTTCGGCGTCGCGTGGCGCTCGGGCGAGCCGGTCAGCAAGCTGGTGCAGACGGCGATCGGCTCCACGCTCGAGCTCGTGGTCGCCGCGACGCTGCTCTCCCTCGTGCTCGGCGTCATCATCGGCATCATCTCCGCGCTTCGGCAGTACAGCGCGTTCGACTACCTGATCATCTTCCTGTCCTTCCTGCTGTACTCGCTGCCCTCGTTCTGGGTCGCCGTGCTCCTCAAGCAGTGGGGGGCCATCGGCTTCAACGACTTCCTGCGTGACCCGCGCTTCAGCGGCCTCGCCATCGCGGTGCTCGCGGTCGTGGCGGGTGTCTTCTGGATGCTGGCCGTCGGCGGCACCGCGCGTCGCCGGGCCCAGACGTTCGCCCTCGCGGCGGCGGCGACCGCCGGGATGCTGCTGTTCCTGCAGCTGACCGACTGGTGGCTGCACCCCCGCATCGGCCCCGTGCTGCTCCTGGTCCTCGGTGGCGCGGTCGCCCTCGCGGTCACCGCGGTCTCTGCGGGCCTGCAGAACCGGCGCGCGCTCTACGCCGCGCTCACGTCCGTCGCCGTCGGCGTGGCGCTGTACTACCCGATGCAGCAGGTCTTCCGGGCCATCGGCGAGTCCCACCTGCTCATCGCGGGCCTCGGTCTGCTCACCGTCGCCGTGGGCGTCGGGATCGGCTACGCGTTCGGCGGACCGGACCGGGGCGTCTCGGCGCGCACGGCGGCGATCACGGCGTTCGTCGTCGGCGGGCTCATCTTCCTCGACCAGGTGATGAAGGTCTGGCCGGCGTACTTCGACGCCCTGGGCGGCCGGCCCATCCCGACGTTCGGTGACCGGACGCCGAACCTCGGCGGCAACTACTGGGTGCAGGTGCTGGACTCCTTCACCCACCTGCTGCTGCCGACCCTGACCCTCATCCTCATCGCGTTCGCGGCCTACACCCGCTACTCGCGCTCGAGCATGCTCGAGGTGATGAACCAGGACTACATCCGCACGGCTCGTGCCAAGGGGCTGCCCGAGCGGCTCGTCGTCGTGCGGCACGGCTTCCGCAACAGCCTGATCCCGCTCGCGACGATCGTGCCGATCGACATCATCACGCTCATCGGCGGCGCCGTCATCACCGAGGCGGTCTTCGCACGGCCAGGTATGGGGCAGCTGTTCATCACGTCGCTGCGCGACGCCGAGCTCGAGCCGGTGATGGCCTACCTCTTGATCACCGCCTCCTTGGCGATCATCGCGAACATCGTGGCCGACATCATCTACGCGGCCGTTGACCCCCGGATCAGGTTGGAAGCATGA